In Pyrus communis chromosome 8, drPyrComm1.1, whole genome shotgun sequence, one genomic interval encodes:
- the LOC137742761 gene encoding uncharacterized protein yields MATVARISISSLAYRLSSLHNEISKKPIKYFPLSRTKIGFLKQSKFRLQAYWDRDGILVEDEGWKRNKNKKREVVVRSNQGFGGFNGGGGGGGGGGKDDGATARLLGNLAVAIGLTYLSFTGQLGWLLDAIVSIWLIAVLVPIVGVGAFLWWAGRDMVQDSCPNCGNAFQIFKSTLNDDLQLCPYCSQPFSVVDDKFVMDPIKFSKQSTTFGQAFNDFTRSTRGKDSSKAVVDIEAEVKDAD; encoded by the exons ATGGCAACCGTCGCTCGAATCTCCATCAGTTCCTTAGCTTACAGGCTGAGCAGTTTGCACAATGAGATAAGCAAGAAACCCATCAAATATTTTCCTCTATCGAGGACAAAGATTGGGTTTTTGAAGCAGAGCAAGTTCAGGTTGCAGGCTTATTGGGACAGGGATGGGATTTTGGTGGAAGATGAAGGGTGGAAGaggaacaagaacaagaaaaggGAGGTCGTGGTGAGGTCGAATCAGGGGTTTGGTGGGTTTAATGGTGGCggaggcggtggtggtggtggtgggaagGATGACGGAGCCACTGCTAGACTTCTGGGTAATTTGGCTGTGGCTATTGGATTGACTTATCTTTCTTTTACTGGGCAGCTTGGCTGgcttttggatgcaattgtTTCCATTtgg CTGATTGCAGTGCTTGTACCAATTGTTGGTGTGGGTGCTTTTCTGTGGTGGGCAGGGCGCGATATGGTTCAAGACAGT TGTCCAAACTGTGGAAACGCATTCCAGATTTTCAA GTCTACTTTAAATGATGATTTGCAGCTGTGCCCCTACTGTAGTCAACCTTTCTCAG TGGTGGACGACAAGTTCGTAATGGACCCtataaaattctccaaacaatcTACAACATTTGGGCAGGCATTCAACGACTTCACCCGTTCCACAAGAG GGAAGGATTCTTCGAAGGCAGTCGTTGATATCGAAGCAGAAGTAAAAGATGCAGACTGA
- the LOC137742845 gene encoding uncharacterized protein — protein sequence MAAWTATARQAANMARLSSPKSASTAKPASLVHRRSLAGGGDHHGPPKVNFWEDPMHPSKWKEEHFVLVSLAGWGTVIYGGYKLFTKSKEDKKDEYLVSWGRI from the exons ATGGCGGCATGGACAGCGACGGCCCGTCAAGCAGCGAATATGGCGCGGCTTTCCTCTCCCAAATCGGCATCCACCGCAAAACCTGCTTCCCTCGTCCATCGGCGCAGTCTTGCCGGCGGCGGCG ATCATCATGGACCTCCGAAGGTGAACTTTTGGGAGGACCCAATGCACCCATCTAAATGGAAGGAAGAACAT TTTGTGCTCGTCTCTTTAGCTGGATGGGGGACGGTTATATATGGGGGTTACAAGCTCTTCACAAAGAGCAAAGAGGATAAAAAGGACGAG TATTTAGTGTCTTGGGGCCGCATCTGA